The sequence below is a genomic window from Lolium perenne isolate Kyuss_39 chromosome 4, Kyuss_2.0, whole genome shotgun sequence.
ttcttatgttccatgctagttttatgacaatacctacatgatttattcatactttatatcattttgatgcatttttcaggactaacctattaacaagatgccgaagcgccagttcctgttttctgctgtttttggtttcagaaatcttacacaggaaatattctcggaattggacgaaacaaaaggccacgttcttatttttccaggggcttcacggagttcgaaggagagacgaaggggggccacgaggtgcccacaccctaggggggcgcgggcccagccctggccacgccgccaggtggggaccccacctcgggactccaccgacatcgccccttcgcctatatattctccccgtcgcgaaaaccctaaggcaacaagtcatattccacgaagagttccgtagccgccgccatcgcgaagacaagtttcgggggacagaagtctctgttccggcacgccgtcgggacggggaattgcccccggaatccatctccatcgacaccaccgccatcttcatcgccgttgctgtctcccatgatgaggagggagtagttctcccccgaggctgagggctctaccggtagctatgtggttcatctctctctcccatggtgtgatctttatgtgatcatgagctttctatcactattaatctatgtgctactctagtgatgttattaaagtggtctattcctcctccatgatgtaaagttgacagtgtgtgcatcatgtagtacttgccgtaggttatgattgtaatctcttgtagattatgaagttaactattactatgatagtattgatgtgatctattccccctttcatagctatcgttgacagtgtgtatgctatgttagtactcggtctaaattgcaacggtctattatgcactctagaggttactttaatatgaactccggattcactctccacggtgtgacggtgaaAGTGTGCGCATCgtatgtgattcctttatgaagttgtggagcttgtttactccagcttgagggtgctcttgtagccctacacaatgaatggtgtttgttatccaacaagagagtgtttaagagtagcatttatttattcagttatgtgatcattgtcgagagtgtccactagtgaaagtatgatccctaggccttgtttctaagcattgaaacaccgtttccaacaagttctgctacatgtttgcttgctgccatttttatttcagattgcaattgctacttataatcatccatattacttgtatttcactatctcttcgccgaactagtgcacctatacatctgacaagtgtattaggtgtgttggggacacaagcgacttcttgtatcttaattgcagggttgcttgagagggatatctctgacctctacctccctgagttcgataaaccttgggtgattcacttaagggaaacttgctgctattctacaaacctctgctcttggaggcccaacactgtttacaggaatagaagcgtgcgtagacatcaatgatatGTTCAAGGAAAACAACATAAGAAAGTTAAACCAAAACAAAAGAACTATATTTCAACATTCCATCAGAACACAAAACACAGATACTGCCTGAATAATCAAAGGTGCCAGTGTCTACACAACATCATATCTCGACTATTCAGCATGTCCCTGATGAGGAGCCATGCAAAAGCCCAACTGTCAGGCTCTTGTTGGTCAGTAAGAATACGCAGTGAAATGCAAATTTCATCGACTTGTTGAAGTTCATTAAAATCCTAAGCCGAAAGGAGCCAGGCAAATAAAGAGGAGATAATCTGAAAGACCTTAAATTGATGTCCTGGTCTAGGGAAAACAAATATATTTCCCCCTTACAGAAGTCTTTCAAGAAAAGGATAGAGGCACTATATCCAGGCTTACAAAGTCTCGCTGCTATAGGGGTCTAGCAAGGACATTATGTGAAGCCACATGAATGCGCCTGATAAATAGTGCTGAGTATGGGGAAGGGGAACCATAGCATTGTTatggtaaaacaagacaaaactaCCTAAGGGAGCCCTTCATTAGAGCTTTCCAAATTAATCACACCCGTTTCAGTCTTACAAATTAGATCCCAGATAGCTGACTATTGATGTGTTTGTGCAATCCTCCTTATCCCCCAAAACAAATTGCCTACATGCTTTCTCACAAATTTTTTAATCAGACTTATGCAGCTTAACGGAGCACATAAAGTATGTAGCCAGACAAGAAAGAACATCATTAATATACAATGCTCTACCTCTAAATTCCTCCAGTTCTCCGGTTTATGTAATACCAAACGAGAGTAAGAATGCCCTGGATCGGTCCGTCAGGTACCGGACCAGGCTCCGATCAAATCTAGAATAAGGAATCACGACACGAGCACAAACGGGCGGGTCGGACATGCAAGACAGAGAGATGGGAGGGGAGGGGAAGGCCGGAGAGGGGGCGAAACCTGAGGGGGGCTGCGAGGAAGGGGTGGCCGTGTCAACCACCCTCACTGTTATTCAGCACAGGCGGCGGCTGCTGTCTCCATATTGTCGCCGCAGGCCATGCTTGCGCACCTCCTGTCAGCATCCTCCCTCTCTAGTATCATCCCGCCGGCATCCACTAGAGCTCGGGTCCTGGAGCTCGACGAAGAACGCACCGTGACAACGACGATGCGCCGGAGGGTGGCGAGGGCATGGAGAAGTCGCCACTGCAGTGACTGCCGCGCGATGCCGGCGACGGCCCAGGAACCCTAGCGCGCGGGACGAGATGCAATAAAGAGACCGCGCGAGATTATGTTGAGATAATGAAAAAGGCATCGACTGCTCCTCTTCCGTAGCGAGAGAAACACTGGTCATCACCGCCGCCACAGACTGCTCCTCTCCCGCACCCTCAGCAGGAAAGGGAACGAGGGGCGCCATTTCCTACGGAGCAGGCAAAACCCATATGGACAGAAGTTGTATTCGATAGATCAAGAGGATAGAGGGGATCCCGTTCTGATTTTTTTAGATAGTCCTACATATGTTAGCGGAAACTAAAGATCACGCCTTGGATTATAATACTGTAGGAAAGAGGGGATTGTGTCCCGATTTTCTCTTAGGGGTGGGATTGAATTAGCGGCCAGAAAGGAAGGTGCAGGGGAGATTTCGTTTTAGAAGCCATGGGACAATCCTCGTGAGATGGTTGTTTTCTTTTCCAAACAAGGAAATATATCATTCCTAATTAATTAGCTGCGTAATTGATGATACTATGATTGATATCGGGAAATAAGATcggacgaagcggaggccatgaGATTGATTGGACGGACATGATGCTCccaatgacgaccaccaaagtgcgttgagtgtcaaacgaccaattcccatttaatagtaaagaaatAGGAAAATCTTTTGTCTTGTTTTAAAAATCGCTTTGTTTCACGGATCAGTTGGCATAATCCACGACCATAGATACATATCACATCTTTTACCATGACATGAACTCTTAGTTAGAAAGCTTATGTTTATGGTATATTTAGTTTACCTTTTTGTTATTTATGTCTTTTCATCTCCATAATAATAACTTATTTTTCCTTGAGTTACTTATTTGTTGGTGTCTGCAAAGTTAACATATTACAATTCATTCCGAGTGTGCCGGATGCTCCCTCCATTTACAACGACCTCGCATTCTGGTTTTGTCAAAGTGAAACTTTGTAAAGTTTGTCGGTTACTTACTTGTTGGTATACGAATGTTGataattttttttatatttttttatcaCACTTTACAAAATTTGATTTTGACTAAACCTAGAAGGCAAGGTAAATAAAATGGAGTGAGTAGAAAAATATACTTGATTTGCTATGATCTTTACATTAATTTCAAAGAAATTTAAAGCGAAGGTGAGGTGACACACAATATTGTTTTATGATGTCTaaccggaaattcaattcggctcccgggtgcgtatgctccctctaccaacaaaacatatttCGAACTGTGGAAAAAATTTGACAAaacattctacatgtacatctccataatatatgtatatgcgtcaagtttcacgaaaaaataatattttttgtggcctatgtaaaaaagagaaaacttatcctaTGAAACGCATTGTTTTCAgcattgaattttgtcttttcTACACACGTCAAATGAtaagttcattttttatgaaacaactttgtgagcgtgtagcacatgaagatgtacgtgcgaattttttgtttcgatttttttaaatttaaaatatgtgtaagatgcatttcaaaatatagggagcatatgctcccatgttccaaaacatcactccccatGTCTAACCACGTGTTAAAATTTCCCTATGGACCAAGCCATTCTATACAAATTTGATCTGTATAAGCTTGTTCATTTGTTCCAAAGCTCCAGAGATCCTTTTAATAAGATAAAAAATGTGCACAAAGTAACATGTTCCAACAGTTTTTCAGATTGTTTCTTGGATAGTTAGTAGAGATGGTAGCCACCATGGGGAAATCCAATTCGGCTCACGGGTGCATATAAACTCGTTGTGCGGAAATACATTTTAAAGTGTCAAAATATTCTAAAATAAATTTTTGTACATATGCCTAGACATTTTATGTGCGTACACAAGTTTTTAGGAAAAAGGAATATTTTCTGTGTctcgtgtaaaaaagataaattctGATGCTCCAACACGTTACAgaatatttttttgtcttttttatacatgccacataaaatgttatttttccacgaaaacttatgtaCGAACATAGAATGTCAGAATGTACACCAGCAattttatttcagatttttttaacatttttattttttaattattttgtataatagGTGAATGCACCTATGAGCCAAAATGCCACCGACCTCCGCCACCATGGTGAATTATTGTTTTACTAGCATGAACTTCACTAGGCGTGTAACAAGTGCTTTTAGTATTTGCACCATAATATTGGTAGACAACTAACTCATGGGCAAAATGTAGCTGGAGCAGCTAACTTGGAAATTTCTGGTAGGTTCATTTTGGTAAATAACCTGACATCCGAACCTTTATCTCCCTCTACTACAATCTATACCCCAACCCATGACTGGATAACAAGTGCCCAAATTGGATTGGTGCACGTCAGCAGTACAAACCATTGAACATTCTACACCGCAAGACAACACCCTCATACGACGCGATTGGAAAGAGGCCGCTATTACAAGCTCGAACAAACTACATGGTAGTACATTAGTTGATATCTCGATTCCGAACTCAGAAGCGATGGATCAATCAATGCCCGGTCCTGCCCTTGAGGGCCTTGGAGACAGCCCGGATGGTGGCCGGCGTCGTCCGGCAGCATCCTCCGATGAGGCTGGCGCCGGCCTCCTGCCACCTCCTTGCCATCACGTCGAAGCTCTTGCGACCGAAGCACTCGACCGGCTGCATCACAACAAACAGCCACTTGTTAGCACTTAACAAAAATCATTCCACAATCCAACAATTTCACCGATCGAACGTGTCAGTAAACTGAAGAAAATAGCCCCTACTCACCAGCCACCTCTTGGCTCTCCCGTCCCAGACCTCGCCGCTGTTCGGGTAGACCGCGATTGCCTTCTCAGTTTGCTGTTGGAAAATGGGTCAGCAAAACGAACATTAGGAAAACATGAGCAGGAGGATATTGGGATGATCGTTGAACAGAACAGTGGCATACCTTCTTGAACGCGCGAATGATCCCCTCGACGAACTGGGGCGGTGTGCAGTTCACTCCCACGATGGCGACCTTCTCGCTAGCGTTTATGATCCGGAGGCAGTCTTCGAAGCTCTCACCCGAGCAGAGGTGTTTGCCGTCCAcagagctgaagcagatccaagaAGGGACTTGGAtatcctcctcctccagcagctCAACTAGAGCCTGCACTCGTGGACAGTGTACATTTCAGCAAATAAACATGTACATGAAGACTAAGCCAGGAAAATAAAAGTAAGGTTTTCAAGAGCAATATTTTCAAGAGCAATATTTTCAGTACATTTTAGAAACTGTAATTTACTGATGAGGCTACCTGAGCCTCCATTTTGTTGGGAATGGCCTCGAACGCGATCAGGTCAGGCCTGGCACTCGCGAGCACCTGCAGCCGGCGCCTATGGAAGTCCTTGAGTTTCTCTACCGTGATGTCGTCTCCATAAGATCCACTGCAACAACAATCAAGATTGTAACTCTACAGCTTCTGAAGCAGTTTCAGAGATCATTTGCAGTGCTCCTCTTTCATACCTGTACTCTGAACCATCAGCCAGGTATGCCCCGTAGCTCCCAACTGACGCGGCGACGAGGGCACGGTTGTAGACGGGCTTGGACTTCCTCAGCGTCGACTTCCAGAACTCGTCTCGCGCCTCCAGGGCCAGATGGACGCTCGTCCTCAGTAATCCTTCTGCCTCCTCGATGAGTAATCCTCTGGCCAAGAAGCCTGGGATAGTTGCCTGCAAAGAAAAACATCAAAATGGAAGATATCGTTACATTTACCTTCGGCTGGATGATGATGGATTCAGAGAATTGTTAAGGGAGTCCCTGCTTTGTTAATAGAATTCAGGAGTGCTTGACGCCACTGCAGAGTAGCAGAAAGAAGTGGAGCAACAGCGATGATACCTGGTAGGACGAGGAAATGATGACGTCGGCACCAGCCTCAAGATACTGCAGATGAACCTGCACATGCAAAAAAACGGAAGATGTTATGTCACACCCAGACTGAAACTATGGGACACGCAGAAGTACAGAAAAAGCCTCATGCTCTTTTTCAGATGTGAAGATATTTTCCATGTTTTTCTACACACATTTCGACCTTTTTCAACAAAGTGCACTTGAGGGTATTATATCAGTGGCCCACTCAGTCAACACTCAACAGCCATTGACCAGACGGTAATGGTGCAGACACGGAGTAAGTGACAACACATGACAACAGATGAATTAGCAGCCTATAGACAATTGGTAAATGTATAGACCCCTTTGAAGTTTGAACTAGTCCTGGTTTTGCAGTAGTTTTCAACATAATTAAGGTGCACGCACTGTAATAGTCTTCTGACTTCTCTGATGCAGTAGTAGCTTATTCGTACATAACGAGTTGCTTAAAGGAAAAGATGAGGACTAAATTGATCTGAACACTCCAAGAATGTTTCAACACCCAATGGCTAAAAGTAGGTGACCTCTTTTCCTCTTAACCATCTCTCTCAGGAAAGTAGGTGATCTAAATGCTAGGTAGGTGAGAAAATAAAAATGAAAGCACTATTATGGTCCTAGTCGTCAGGAAGTTTTATTCTACATTTGACCTACACGTTGATTTGTTTATGCTTGTTGGGCGTAGGATAGAGTTGACTATAATAACCTTAAAGCACATAGTACCCTCAAGCCATACCGCGTCAAATTAGGACAAATACCAGGTAAGATTATTAACTATTTTTTAGGGAAGAAGATTATTAACTAATTAATCAGTTGGCGCATCGTGCCGTGCTGGTATAGCGTGCGCAGGGAGCCAAGGAAGGAGAGAAGGACAGATCATATGCTCGTCATGAACTCATACTCATGGCATTGGCATGAGGCTTGTGCATGCAGGCACGTCGGGCGGCCGGCTTTAGTTAAGGTAAATTAATTACCTCCTTGATGAGGTTGGGCTTGGTGATGAGGCAGGCGGCGCTCCAGAGCGGGTCGTTGATGTCGGCGCCGAGCGCCTCCAGCTGCGTGGCGAAGCCGCCGTCGATCACCGCGCAGCCGCCGGCTTTCTTCACCAGCTCCTCCACCACACCGCCGGCCATCTCGATCGACGATTAAACGCGCTTGCTTGCACAGCTCAACACCAGCAACAGCAGGGCCAGCTGGGGGAAGCAGAGACAATGGCTGAATGGGACGCGACGAACGGGCAAGGAGACGCAGTGGTATATATAACGGCGAAACGGCAAGAGGCTGCTGTGGCAAGGTGGAGATGGACCGGCGGGGATGGAGAGGATGGTAGGTAAGGGAAGACTTAATTTGGGCAGAGAAGCAAAGCAGCAAAACGGATCGATCACACCCAACGTACGCGGACCGGTTCGTGGGGTAGGTGCAGTCGCGTCTAGGATGGATTGCTTTGAAGTCTTTGATCTGGCGACCGACGGATCGCAACAGGACACGTTGCGTACGTTACGCATTTGCATGGATGTATATATGGAGCGGAGTTAAAGCTCGCAGCATGAAACCAGCGACCAGCCAGAGCGTGCATGAAGCGGGCTAAGCTACTCCAGGCTGTTGTGGCGCGGAGTTAAGGCCTGCATGAAACTAGCACGCATGCAGTGCAGGCGCAAGCGCAAAGGACATCGCGGAATTGTCTTTGGGTGAGCTGCCATATCTTATCTTGTTTTAGACCATCTCCATCGGACCACCATAGACAGGTAGATTGTATCCGTCGGTGTTTGCGGTCTAAAGACGATGGTCCAACGGCTATGCGTAAACGGACCGCACGGTTGTTTGTGTCATGTTGATCCGCATTTTCAGATCAAATTTGGGATGGGTTTACGGTTGCCACAGACTATGCTCGTGTTCTCTTGGAAAATAAGCGGAGCCACCTGTCGTTGACTGAGGGAGGCGAGGTGGCGACGGGTCCAAAGTTGCAGGCCATTGACAGCCAAAACCTCCCTAACCCTAGCCACTACCTCCTCCGATGGCCATGTCGAAGGGCGGCGGCAAGTGGTTCCATCCTGGTCGCAACGACCACAAAGCAAGCAGgtcaggtggtggtggcaatggagGCCGCATGGTCTTCCGCGCTCCCATGCCCATGGCCAAGTGGCCACCTCGCGTGCCGTGTTCGGAGCGGCGTGTGTACGTCAAGGGGGAGACGACCCGCCCTTACGCCGGAGGCCCTTGTCGTGAGGGTTCCTGTCCCTGCCATTCCCACCCACGTCCATCTCACGGCTCAGAGATCCTGTGCACGCGGGCCTTCCTGCCGCTAGATCTATGTCGGGACACGACATACATCGTGGAGTCGCTGCTATGGGTCGCACTGGTTCGAGTCCAACAACGATGCTCAACACCAGTGCATTGAGGCCCGCCTAGAGGGCCTCGAGGACGATGATATCGACTACGATACGCATGAGGCGCACAAGCAGACCATTTTCCCTCTCATTTCTACTACCGCCTCGAAACAAATTGAGATCCATCCGGAGGAGTAGTGATTTTGTTTAACCCAAATAAGTACCACTCCTCCATAAGAATATATTTTTGGTGCACAAAtgcatctaaatttagacaaatctacaCTTAAATTTAAATAAATCTAAGATATTTTTTAATGGACAGAGGGAGCCTTTAAAAAATTGAACTAACTTTTTTAGAaatgtttatatttttttatGGGTAAAAGAGGAACTTTATTAAGCAGGCGTGGTTACAAGGCGATCATGGTCCAGATCCTGAAGAACAGCTTCAAGTCCAGAATCCAACCAAAAAACAGTGCGGTTTTGAAGCCTCGCAAGATTTGTAACACTATGGCTAACCCTAACATGAGATCGCTTTCATTTTAACAAATACACACCCACTACTATTGCTAGCTAAATATTTAATACGAGAGATCAAATGCAGAAAAGTTCCCTAACAAAGAAATGCTTATATTTTAAAACGGAGGTAACAGTAATTTTCTTgctcctctgattcatattaattgactgagCTTTGTGTACACACAAATATATCTAGTCAACAAACATGATTCGTATCTAGATAAAATCGAGTTAATTAATCACTACGGGAGAGACGCCGTGGGccgacggccccgcaccgtcggcacaggtaagtccaccgtcggcaccgtctctgccgacggtgaccgtcggcgtacCGTCGTCGGCACAGATGGCGTCGGGGTTCGCGCGGGCACCGTCGGCGTAGCaggacaccgtcggcacaggcgtacgccgacggctggacggtggccgtcggcctCACCATCGTCAGCACACCCAGCTCGCCGTCACGCCGGCTGCCGTCAACGTGCCCACCTGTCACAATTTCACCTTTTTTTTTCCCAGAACCGGCGGGAAAACGTGGCGATTTGATCTGGAAAAAAAACGCGCGAACGGCacagctgtgccgacggtgtcaccgtcggcccagaccctgccatttggcacagctacgggcctgtgccgacggtgacaccgtcggcacagctgtGCCCAGTTTTTTCAGCTTTTTGCCATTTTGGCTCAATTAGCTCAGAAAATCGcacaaaatgcacatattataaCATTGAATATCCAGTAACATATATAACACCATAGAGCACAAAGATATCACCGTATAGCACCAAATCTCACAAATATAGCATCAAATCTCAcaaatagcacaaatatagcatacaagacCATGGTACATACACGGGATCCACTACAAAGATGCAGCGTGTCATCATGTGCTAGTACAATGTAGAAACTATGGTGGTGCACCACCCGGACCCGAGTACTGATCTAGCTCCGAGTGGGTGAAGCGAGGCCGCACTACTtcgacggtgctcggggaggtagaaccacgacgagagccacGAGAAGCAGAACCATGCCGAGGTTCGGCAGAAGCACCAGGAGAACAGCGACCGGGGTGTATCGGCGTACCATCAGGAGCgtcgttcccggattctcccaatccctacatgttggagggagttagcaacttagccatgtcacaccaagttagcaacttagccaagttagcaacttaccggggtcaactgacgttgacgcttgtacatgcaatagaactcctccttggacgggaacactggcgtcggccccagatgaggtggctctgggagtggttcctctcgcactccagtcatcatgaaccgagtgaaactctgcaagaaacgggagagatagctcagattcaaacatggggacttatgatgttttgcaaccatagagattgaaacttaccgccatctggttgctcgtccactggacataggcatctttcacaaggtcatgctccttaatcttctcgagatactcctcgtaagctactgcataggcctcctcgagctgagtctacaatttcagaaataatgcgtctcatcaacatagccattcaggaacaagagtcaacacagaggatgaaagtgtggatgacttacatctacctctacccgagaacggcatgtagtccgcgaggaggtagcgtagctgccggaggggagggtagccttgatctgcgtgaagttcctctgaggcttgaaacccccagcaaggcaggcaggacgtccatgcggctggccggaccccgccagcatcatcgccacctcgtcgaccggctcggtcatagggtcctccacctcTGGATGGAGCTTGGCGTACTCCTCGTAGTATTTTTCCTTGCtctctttggccttgccgtagtacatctcaggcgcgggccgaggctcgttCGGACCGGGCGTCACCAGCTTCATGTGCGTCCACGCTTCCATCTGACCAActtccctcccgagcttcttcccctgcatcacaaaacaaatgttatgcatatcatcgaaaatcaaaaaaatgcagcttgttccatttttatatgtaccaGACGGTCCCGATAGCGATCGGTGCTGCTGCTCCCCGCACTGTGTGTTCCCTGATGCCCACGGTTGGCCTTGTTCCGGTCGCTCACGGCCTTGAaatcggggttttcgccgacccaattcttgaccaactccatgaaggcggccctcttattatcagcccaatgtggtacaacctgcaaaatcaaaactcatttgaagaacaaacaatatagttgcaagttagccgcagtacatagaatcgcattgacaattacttaccaacatgaagtcctctatcgtcatagcctgggcgagtccctgcacaatctcaggctttgtgtaccttacgccctgctcagcatagaagtggccgatgcacgtgatcctctggttgtaccactgctgccgtgtcaacttccgacacatgttacggaggatcacgtccgccctctccttatactcagtcgccaccctataattgcgctgcaatcaagcataacagaaagtgtgagaggcatgagATATCACGTTGGGTTATCAACTACATATGAACGAAACCCAAAGAGTATGCATTACgtacccaaaacttcttgatcacggcgtcggcggcggaagtaaagccagggtaaggcgctatctcaaagtcttcccaagtgtaggctagcttggactcgcctccaaggaccggagtgtacatc
It includes:
- the LOC127296456 gene encoding homocysteine S-methyltransferase 1: MAGGVVEELVKKAGGCAVIDGGFATQLEALGADINDPLWSAACLITKPNLIKEVHLQYLEAGADVIISSSYQATIPGFLARGLLIEEAEGLLRTSVHLALEARDEFWKSTLRKSKPVYNRALVAASVGSYGAYLADGSEYSGSYGDDITVEKLKDFHRRRLQVLASARPDLIAFEAIPNKMEAQALVELLEEEDIQVPSWICFSSVDGKHLCSGESFEDCLRIINASEKVAIVGVNCTPPQFVEGIIRAFKKQTEKAIAVYPNSGEVWDGRAKRWLPVECFGRKSFDVMARRWQEAGASLIGGCCRTTPATIRAVSKALKGRTGH
- the LOC127347865 gene encoding uncharacterized protein — encoded protein: MYYGKAKESKEKYYEEYAKLHPEVEDPMTEPVDEVAMMLAGSGQPHGRPACLAGGFKPQRNFTQIKATLPSGSYATSSRTTCRSRVEVDTQLEEAYAVAYEEYLEKIKEHDLVKDAYVQWTSNQMAVSFNLYGCKTS